A window from Schistosoma haematobium chromosome 1, whole genome shotgun sequence encodes these proteins:
- the AMDHD2_1 gene encoding putative N-acetylglucosamine-6-phosphate deacetylase (EggNog:ENOG410VCJ2~COG:G~MEROPS:MER0033184~CAZy:CE9~BUSCO:EOG091G08JG), whose protein sequence is MDELSTLNLTGKIIRFYNCYLVREEHLVKDDLWIRDGIILDGLTIFFSEKAMPDILIDVGGGIISPGLIDVQVNGAYGYDFSNPDQDIENACNQVAERLPQTGVTAFCPTIITSCQELYPKLISGYQKYVNKPNCSKVLGIHLEGPFISTDCAGMHQTDYIKGFGTNPIKTISEIYGPNLDRVKMITIAPELEGASTAAAYLSSLGIVVSIGHTNSDYESAESVLSSGATFVTHLFNAMPSFHHRKAHIFGLFAGTKTLLHIGLIADLVHSHPAALRLADAISPGHVTLVTDCNTAFGLPDGSYTFGEQNIQVEAGKAYIAGTNCLAGGTTPLLTCVRNFWLEVTREKLNAEPNVPKEWAGLGYALAAASTRPASVLCLLSSNASNSIHKSSSESVLPLGTLNSGSSADFIIIHPVLTETSPKPQIKLLCTWINGKPVYFCSDHHVYINIRSST, encoded by the exons ATGGATGAATTATCTACGTTAAACCTAACGGGAAAAATTATCAGATTTTACAACTGTTATCTAGTTAGAGAAGAGCACTTGGTAAAAGATGATTTGTGGATTCGAGATGGGATAATTCTTGACGGACTAACTATATTCTTTTCTGAAAAGGCAATGCCAGATATTCTCATCGATGTTGGCGGAGGTATTATTTCTCCCGGTCTTATAGATGTACAAGTTAATGGTGCTTATGGGTATGATTTCTCAAATCCAGATCAGGACATAGAAAATGCTTGTAATCAGGTTGCGGAGAGACTCCCACAAACAGGAGTCACAGCTTTTTGTCCAACAATCATTACGTCCTGTCAAGAATTGTATCCAAAACTTATATCAGGATATCAGAAATATGTAAACAAACCCAACTGTTCAAAAGTGCTTGGGATTCATCTTGAGGGTCCATTTATTAGCACAGATTGCGCTGGAATGCACCAAACAGACTACATAAAGGGATTCGGTACTAATCCTATAAAG ACCATTTCAGAGATTTACGGTCCCAATCTTGATAGAGTTAAGATGATTACGATTGCGCCAGAATTAGAAGGTGCTTCAACAGCTGCAGCATACTTATCTTCACTAGGTATCGTAGTGTCTATTGGTCATACCAACTCCGACTACGAGTCAGCAGAATCTGTTTTATCCTCAGGAGCAACTTTCGTTACTCATCTGTTCAATGCTATGCCATCTTTCCATCATCGTAAAGCCCATATCTTCGGTTTATTTGCTGGCACTAAGACACTGCTCCATATTGGGCTAATTGCTGACTTGGTGCATTCACACCCAGCTGCTCTACGTTTAGCAGACGCAATTTCACCCGGTCATGTGACCCTTGTCACTGATTGTAACACCGCATTCGGCCTTCCAGATGGCTCGTATACATTCGGTGAACAAAATATCCAAGTAGAAGCTGGCAA GGCATACATTGCTGGTACAAACTGTCTGGCTGGAGGTACTACGCCATTGTTAACATGTGTCAGAAACTTCTGGCTAGAAGTCACTCGTGAAAAACTCAACGCCGAACCCAATGTTCCTAAGGAGTGGGCTGGACTTGGATACGCACTAGCAGCGGCTAGCACAAGACCAGCAAGTGTTCTTTGCCTTCTATCTTCAAATGCATCAAACTCAATACATAAATCGAGTTCGGAATCCGTTTTGCCCTtgggaacactaaactctggctCTTCTGCAGACTTTATAATTATACACCCAGTATTAACTGAAACAAGTCCAAAGCCTCAAATTAAACTGTTATGCACTTGGATAAATGGAAAACCTGTCTACTTCTGCTCAGATCATCAtgtttatatcaatataagatCCTCGACGTAG
- the AMDHD2_1 gene encoding putative N-acetylglucosamine-6-phosphate deacetylase, variant 2 (EggNog:ENOG410VCJ2~COG:G~MEROPS:MER0033184~CAZy:CE9), protein MITIAPELEGASTAAAYLSSLGIVVSIGHTNSDYESAESVLSSGATFVTHLFNAMPSFHHRKAHIFGLFAGTKTLLHIGLIADLVHSHPAALRLADAISPGHVTLVTDCNTAFGLPDGSYTFGEQNIQVEAGKAYIAGTNCLAGGTTPLLTCVRNFWLEVTREKLNAEPNVPKEWAGLGYALAAASTRPASVLCLLSSNASNSIHKSSSESVLPLGTLNSGSSADFIIIHPVLTETSPKPQIKLLCTWINGKPVYFCSDHHVYINIRSST, encoded by the exons ATGATTACGATTGCGCCAGAATTAGAAGGTGCTTCAACAGCTGCAGCATACTTATCTTCACTAGGTATCGTAGTGTCTATTGGTCATACCAACTCCGACTACGAGTCAGCAGAATCTGTTTTATCCTCAGGAGCAACTTTCGTTACTCATCTGTTCAATGCTATGCCATCTTTCCATCATCGTAAAGCCCATATCTTCGGTTTATTTGCTGGCACTAAGACACTGCTCCATATTGGGCTAATTGCTGACTTGGTGCATTCACACCCAGCTGCTCTACGTTTAGCAGACGCAATTTCACCCGGTCATGTGACCCTTGTCACTGATTGTAACACCGCATTCGGCCTTCCAGATGGCTCGTATACATTCGGTGAACAAAATATCCAAGTAGAAGCTGGCAA GGCATACATTGCTGGTACAAACTGTCTGGCTGGAGGTACTACGCCATTGTTAACATGTGTCAGAAACTTCTGGCTAGAAGTCACTCGTGAAAAACTCAACGCCGAACCCAATGTTCCTAAGGAGTGGGCTGGACTTGGATACGCACTAGCAGCGGCTAGCACAAGACCAGCAAGTGTTCTTTGCCTTCTATCTTCAAATGCATCAAACTCAATACATAAATCGAGTTCGGAATCCGTTTTGCCCTtgggaacactaaactctggctCTTCTGCAGACTTTATAATTATACACCCAGTATTAACTGAAACAAGTCCAAAGCCTCAAATTAAACTGTTATGCACTTGGATAAATGGAAAACCTGTCTACTTCTGCTCAGATCATCAtgtttatatcaatataagatCCTCGACGTAG
- the ATP5C1_1 gene encoding ATP synthase subunit gamma, mitochondrial (EggNog:ENOG410VCJB~COG:C), protein MATLKDIAVRLRSVKNIQKITASMKMVSASKFARAERDLRPARPYGYGARAFYQTAELVPEETKPSENDLLIAITSDRGLCGAANSSIVKAIRAQLRSNLNLENSCKLLLVGDKSRAMMIRQYRNMFLMTVNEVGKKAPTFEDASTIAQAIISSDFKFDKAVMFYNTFKTVVSYITTSQPLLSLNKLSSSENIGIYDSVDDEVLESYNEFLLTSLIFAALKEAAASEQSARMTAMDSATKNAGIFISC, encoded by the exons ATGGCCACTTTGAAAGATATTGCAGTAAGACTACGGTCTGTGAAAAACATACAGAAAATCACTGCATCTATGAAAATGGTTTCAGCATCAAAATTTGCTAGAGCTGAACGTGATCTACGTCCAGCCAGACCTTATGGCTATGGTGCTCGAG CATTTTATCAGACCGCGGAATTAGTGCCAGAGGAGACCAAACCTAGTGAGAATGACTTACTGATCGCAATCACATCCGATAGAGGTCTGTGTGGTGCAGCTAATAGTAGTATTGTAAAG GCAATCAGAGCTCAGCTTCGTAGCAACCTAAATCTAGAAAATTCATGCAAGTTGCTCTTGGTTGGTGACAAATCTCGCGCAATGATGATTCGTCAATATCGTAACATGTTTTTGATGACTGTCAATGAAGTCGGCAAAAAGGCACCTACTTTCGAGGATGCGTCCACAATAGCTCAGGCGATAATATCATCTGACTTTAAATTTGATAAGGCTGTGATGTTTTACAATACATTcaa GACAGTAGTATCTTACATAACGACAAGTCAGCCGCTCTTAAGCCTAAATAAATTGTCCTCCTCTGAAAACATTGGTATTTATGACTCAGTAGATGATGAAGTCTTGGAAAGTTACAATGAATTTCTCCTGACCTCACTAATTTTTGCTGCTTTAAAAGAGGCAGCTGCTAGCGAACAGTCAGCTCGGATGACTGCTATGGACTCGGCTACGAAAAACGCAG GTATTTTCATCTCGTGCTGA
- the ATP5C1_1 gene encoding ATP synthase subunit gamma, mitochondrial, variant 3 (EggNog:ENOG410VCJB~COG:C~SECRETED:SignalP(1-17)), with protein sequence MAMVLEVLLKFILTATAFYQTAELVPEETKPSENDLLIAITSDRGLCGAANSSIVKAIRAQLRSNLNLENSCKLLLVGDKSRAMMIRQYRNMFLMTVNEVGKKAPTFEDASTIAQAIISSDFKFDKAVMFYNTFKTVVSYITTSQPLLSLNKLSSSENIGIYDSVDDEVLESYNEFLLTSLIFAALKEAAASEQSARMTAMDSATKNAGIFISC encoded by the exons ATGGCTATGGTGCTCGAGGTACTTTTAAAGTTTATCTTGACTGCCACAGCATTTTATCAGACCGCGGAATTAGTGCCAGAGGAGACCAAACCTAGTGAGAATGACTTACTGATCGCAATCACATCCGATAGAGGTCTGTGTGGTGCAGCTAATAGTAGTATTGTAAAG GCAATCAGAGCTCAGCTTCGTAGCAACCTAAATCTAGAAAATTCATGCAAGTTGCTCTTGGTTGGTGACAAATCTCGCGCAATGATGATTCGTCAATATCGTAACATGTTTTTGATGACTGTCAATGAAGTCGGCAAAAAGGCACCTACTTTCGAGGATGCGTCCACAATAGCTCAGGCGATAATATCATCTGACTTTAAATTTGATAAGGCTGTGATGTTTTACAATACATTcaa GACAGTAGTATCTTACATAACGACAAGTCAGCCGCTCTTAAGCCTAAATAAATTGTCCTCCTCTGAAAACATTGGTATTTATGACTCAGTAGATGATGAAGTCTTGGAAAGTTACAATGAATTTCTCCTGACCTCACTAATTTTTGCTGCTTTAAAAGAGGCAGCTGCTAGCGAACAGTCAGCTCGGATGACTGCTATGGACTCGGCTACGAAAAACGCAG GTATTTTCATCTCGTGCTGA
- the ATP5C1_1 gene encoding ATP synthase subunit gamma, mitochondrial, variant 2 (EggNog:ENOG410VCJB~COG:C), protein MATLKDIAVRLRSVKNIQKITASMKMVSASKFARAERDLRPARPYGYGARAFYQTAELVPEETKPSENDLLIAITSDRGLCGAANSSIVKAIRAQLRSNLNLENSCKLLLVGDKSRAMMIRQYRNMFLMTVNEVGKKAPTFEDASTIAQAIISSDFKFDKAVMFYNTFKTVVSYITTSQPLLSLNKLSSSENIGIYDSVDDEVLESYNEFLLTSLIFAALKEAAASEQSARMTAMDSATKNAGDMLSKLTLSYNRTRQAAITRELTEIISGAAAV, encoded by the exons ATGGCCACTTTGAAAGATATTGCAGTAAGACTACGGTCTGTGAAAAACATACAGAAAATCACTGCATCTATGAAAATGGTTTCAGCATCAAAATTTGCTAGAGCTGAACGTGATCTACGTCCAGCCAGACCTTATGGCTATGGTGCTCGAG CATTTTATCAGACCGCGGAATTAGTGCCAGAGGAGACCAAACCTAGTGAGAATGACTTACTGATCGCAATCACATCCGATAGAGGTCTGTGTGGTGCAGCTAATAGTAGTATTGTAAAG GCAATCAGAGCTCAGCTTCGTAGCAACCTAAATCTAGAAAATTCATGCAAGTTGCTCTTGGTTGGTGACAAATCTCGCGCAATGATGATTCGTCAATATCGTAACATGTTTTTGATGACTGTCAATGAAGTCGGCAAAAAGGCACCTACTTTCGAGGATGCGTCCACAATAGCTCAGGCGATAATATCATCTGACTTTAAATTTGATAAGGCTGTGATGTTTTACAATACATTcaa GACAGTAGTATCTTACATAACGACAAGTCAGCCGCTCTTAAGCCTAAATAAATTGTCCTCCTCTGAAAACATTGGTATTTATGACTCAGTAGATGATGAAGTCTTGGAAAGTTACAATGAATTTCTCCTGACCTCACTAATTTTTGCTGCTTTAAAAGAGGCAGCTGCTAGCGAACAGTCAGCTCGGATGACTGCTATGGACTCGGCTACGAAAAACGCAG GTGATATGTTGAGTAAACTGACACTCAGTTATAATCGAACGCGTCAGGCAGCAATCACACGTGAGCTCACTGAAATTATATCTGGTGCTGCAGCGGTCTAA
- the ATP5C1_1 gene encoding ATP synthase subunit gamma, mitochondrial, variant 4 (EggNog:ENOG410VCJB~COG:C) — translation MMIRQYRNMFLMTVNEVGKKAPTFEDASTIAQAIISSDFKFDKAVMFYNTFKTVVSYITTSQPLLSLNKLSSSENIGIYDSVDDEVLESYNEFLLTSLIFAALKEAAASEQSARMTAMDSATKNAGMYLISSCII, via the exons ATGATGATTCGTCAATATCGTAACATGTTTTTGATGACTGTCAATGAAGTCGGCAAAAAGGCACCTACTTTCGAGGATGCGTCCACAATAGCTCAGGCGATAATATCATCTGACTTTAAATTTGATAAGGCTGTGATGTTTTACAATACATTcaa GACAGTAGTATCTTACATAACGACAAGTCAGCCGCTCTTAAGCCTAAATAAATTGTCCTCCTCTGAAAACATTGGTATTTATGACTCAGTAGATGATGAAGTCTTGGAAAGTTACAATGAATTTCTCCTGACCTCACTAATTTTTGCTGCTTTAAAAGAGGCAGCTGCTAGCGAACAGTCAGCTCGGATGACTGCTATGGACTCGGCTACGAAAAACGCAGGTATGTACCTTATttcatcgtgcattatttga